Part of the Candidatus Woesearchaeota archaeon genome is shown below.
TAGTTCAGAGGAAGAACGCTTCCTTGACGCGGAAGAGGTCGCAGGTTCGAGTCCTGCACCACCCACCATTTGATATTGTGGGCTTTTTCGACTGCCAGTTCTCATGCAAAAACCGGTAGGGAAGAGGTCACAAAACAGCCAAAATTCCATCGTTGGTTTTTGCTCTCTCTCTTGAAATGTAAGGGAGGGATTTTTTATGTCCAGGAAAACCGCTGTTCTGAAAACCCCGTACCGCAATGCCGTTGCCGCGTTTGACGCTTTCTACTTAATCCGAAAGGCAGAAGGAGCGGCCGAAGCAACACTGCAACTGTACAAGTCGATCATCATGCCTTTTCTGAAAGAAAACCCGTCCTTTTTGGAAGAACCAAGGGAATGTCTTTTGCCTTTCATCTCTGAACCTGATAACGCATGGTCCCGGTTCACGCGGGCCAAGGTTATGAAGGTGTTCTGTCGCTTCCTTCAGGAAGAAGAAATTCTTGAAATAGAACCTATGAAGGGAATCAAGGCTCCCATGCCCGGCAAGCGGGAAAACATACCAATACTGGAAGACGTGAAGGCATTCATCGGATCTTTGGATATGAAGAGTTTCACTGACAGGCGAATGAGGGTGATGTTTCTTCTTGCCCTAGACTCGGGACTTCGGAGAGGGGAGTTGTGTGGCCTTAGAATCGAGGATTTCGATCATGAGGGGTTATGCCTCATGGTAAGGCCGGAAACCTCCAAGGCGAAGAAAGGGAGGGTTGTTCCAGTATCGCCCCAGGTGGCAAGGGAGATAAAGCGCTTCATTGCACTGCACACCGAGGAATGGAAGTGTTCCTGGGTGTTTCCTACCGAAACCGGAGAAAGACTTACACCATCCAATTTTGGGCTGCAGATCCGCAGGGCATTCACAAGAACTGGCAAGAAACTGAAGATCCACGGGCTGAGGCATCTTTGTGCTACGGAGTTCTTGAGGCAGACAGGGAATATAGTGCTGACCGCCAGATTGTTGGGGCACGCTTCAATTGCTACAACATCGAGGTTCTATGAGCATTTGAACCTTGAGGATCTTCGCCAGGCGCATGTTGAGGCGGGAGTGGTGTCGAAGGTGATGGGGAAAATAAAAAAAAGGGCATTACGTTAGAAACTCTTTTTGAGATTCCTTTACTGTTGAAAAGGATTGGCACATAACATATTCTGGAGGTGGAAATATGTCTTTGCAGAAAATGGATACAAAAGGAGATACTATTTTGGAAAAAGTTGATTTGGTTAATAAATTTTTTAATGAGGATTGCATAGTCGGGTGCAAGAAATATTT
Proteins encoded:
- a CDS encoding site-specific integrase encodes the protein MSRKTAVLKTPYRNAVAAFDAFYLIRKAEGAAEATLQLYKSIIMPFLKENPSFLEEPRECLLPFISEPDNAWSRFTRAKVMKVFCRFLQEEEILEIEPMKGIKAPMPGKRENIPILEDVKAFIGSLDMKSFTDRRMRVMFLLALDSGLRRGELCGLRIEDFDHEGLCLMVRPETSKAKKGRVVPVSPQVAREIKRFIALHTEEWKCSWVFPTETGERLTPSNFGLQIRRAFTRTGKKLKIHGLRHLCATEFLRQTGNIVLTARLLGHASIATTSRFYEHLNLEDLRQAHVEAGVVSKVMGKIKKRALR